The Neorhodopirellula lusitana genome includes a window with the following:
- a CDS encoding Sua5/YciO/YrdC/YwlC family protein — MIYDLQQTDDPRDIVHRSVQTLVEGGVIGLPSETVYGLVASALCVDAVKKLVQIISHGNPTGNLQWGQIALCIRSSESVGDYLLPQTLLARRLTERCFPGPLTLVSDCSADGSAVCMLPQEVQRLLRQPANGDGKTGGLGKEAASRVSKHRLLSHIHRYLSAPLIWGEFPVEPAPADSPSSPNRGATTITALSEQIDRSAPEANLPLLLDDGVSRYGGVGTVVRAAGNSWQILREGVIQRAAMNQFVKPVIAIVCTGNTCRSPMAETLLRDLLHKKFGREDVVRVISAGVAAGRGSGAAPQSVEVMGRLGLDLTGHCSQPLDDPLMSMSDLVLTMTRRHRDAILAAWPDRKDRVFTLRRDGGDISDPVGMPVDIYEQCAQQMRGELEQWIEALDDDFFPNTSDAATLEGHNGNEAPGPANEDVPPKNGLDRGDTDDPHHHGDLT; from the coding sequence ATGATCTACGACCTACAGCAAACCGACGACCCGCGAGACATTGTGCATCGCAGCGTGCAAACGCTGGTCGAGGGTGGTGTCATCGGCCTGCCCAGCGAGACAGTTTACGGTCTCGTCGCTAGCGCATTGTGCGTCGATGCCGTGAAAAAACTGGTCCAGATCATTTCACACGGGAATCCCACCGGCAACCTCCAGTGGGGCCAGATCGCCTTGTGCATCCGCAGCAGTGAATCCGTTGGCGATTACCTGTTGCCGCAAACGCTCCTAGCTCGGCGGCTCACCGAACGCTGTTTTCCCGGGCCGCTGACCTTGGTCAGCGACTGCTCAGCGGACGGATCCGCCGTTTGCATGTTGCCTCAAGAAGTCCAGCGGCTGTTGCGACAACCCGCCAACGGCGATGGTAAGACAGGAGGCCTGGGCAAAGAAGCAGCGTCTCGTGTTTCCAAACACCGATTGCTCAGCCATATCCATCGCTACCTGTCCGCCCCCTTAATCTGGGGGGAATTCCCCGTCGAGCCCGCCCCGGCCGATTCCCCCAGTTCACCGAATCGCGGGGCGACGACAATCACCGCACTCAGTGAACAAATTGACCGATCCGCACCGGAGGCCAATTTGCCACTGCTGCTCGACGACGGCGTGAGTCGCTATGGTGGAGTAGGCACGGTTGTCCGAGCGGCGGGCAATTCGTGGCAGATTCTGCGGGAAGGTGTGATTCAACGAGCGGCCATGAACCAGTTTGTGAAACCCGTCATTGCGATTGTTTGCACCGGGAATACCTGTCGCAGTCCGATGGCTGAAACGCTATTGCGTGATCTGCTGCACAAGAAATTTGGTCGCGAAGACGTCGTCCGCGTGATCTCCGCCGGTGTCGCCGCCGGACGCGGCAGCGGCGCTGCACCTCAATCCGTGGAGGTAATGGGGCGTTTAGGGCTGGATTTGACCGGGCATTGCAGTCAACCGCTGGACGATCCCTTGATGTCGATGTCGGACCTGGTGTTGACGATGACCCGTCGACACCGCGATGCGATTTTAGCCGCCTGGCCCGATCGGAAAGACCGTGTTTTCACACTTCGCCGCGACGGGGGCGATATCAGCGACCCGGTCGGCATGCCCGTGGATATCTACGAACAATGCGCCCAACAGATGCGTGGCGAACTGGAACAGTGGATCGAAGCATTAGATGACGACTTTTTCCCAAATACGTCTGACGCTGCGACGCTAGAAGGCCATAATGGCAACGAAGCCCCCGGCCCCGCAAACGAAGACGTTCCTCCGAAAAACGGCCTGGACCGGGGCGATACCGATGACCCGCATCATCACGGAGACCTCACTTGA
- a CDS encoding VOC family protein → MHLLVCTPFFANVSNIMKLGYIILYVPKVADAVAFYEKAFGMTCRFRHGGEEGDYAEMQTGETVLAFASETLADSHGFAYRKTSVSGDAPSIEIALVSEDVAGAFDTAITAGAIAVSQPAGKPWGQTVSYVRDNNGYLVEICSPVGAAD, encoded by the coding sequence ATGCATTTACTCGTATGCACTCCTTTTTTTGCCAACGTTAGCAACATTATGAAACTCGGTTACATCATTCTTTATGTACCCAAGGTCGCCGACGCAGTCGCGTTTTACGAGAAGGCTTTTGGCATGACGTGCCGTTTTCGACATGGTGGCGAAGAGGGGGACTACGCGGAAATGCAGACTGGCGAAACCGTGCTTGCCTTCGCGTCGGAAACGCTGGCGGATTCGCATGGCTTTGCCTATCGCAAGACCTCGGTGTCGGGGGACGCTCCCAGTATTGAAATCGCGTTGGTCAGCGAGGATGTTGCTGGCGCGTTTGACACGGCTATCACCGCGGGAGCGATCGCGGTCAGTCAGCCTGCTGGAAAACCATGGGGTCAAACCGTTAGCTATGTGCGTGACAACAACGGCTACCTTGTTGAAATTTGCTCGCCCGTCGGCGCGGCCGATTGA
- the msrA gene encoding peptide-methionine (S)-S-oxide reductase MsrA, whose product MNERAVLAGGCFWGMQDLIRKQPGIIATRVGYTGGDVKNATYRNHGTHAEGIEITFDPDVVDYRSLLEFFFQIHDPTTPNRQGNDRGTSYRSAIYYTTEAQKEVALKTIEDVNASGIWPGKVVTEVEPAGDFWEAEPEHQDYLERIPNGYTCHFVRPDWVLPVRDKKTD is encoded by the coding sequence ATGAACGAACGAGCTGTACTTGCGGGCGGTTGTTTTTGGGGGATGCAGGACCTGATCCGAAAACAACCTGGGATCATCGCGACTCGCGTGGGGTACACCGGTGGCGATGTGAAAAACGCGACTTACCGCAATCACGGCACACACGCCGAGGGGATCGAGATCACCTTTGATCCCGACGTGGTCGACTATCGAAGCCTGCTAGAATTTTTCTTCCAGATTCACGATCCCACCACGCCTAACCGACAAGGCAATGATCGGGGAACGTCGTACCGGTCCGCGATCTATTACACGACCGAAGCCCAAAAGGAAGTGGCTTTAAAGACGATCGAAGATGTGAACGCGTCAGGAATCTGGCCAGGCAAGGTGGTTACCGAAGTGGAGCCGGCCGGTGATTTTTGGGAAGCGGAACCGGAACACCAGGACTACCTCGAACGGATTCCAAATGGCTACACGTGTCACTTCGTGCGTCCCGATTGGGTGTTGCCGGTGCGTGATAAAAAGACTGACTGA
- a CDS encoding NHL repeat-containing protein → MPIHDPVRKLRLSRRVALQAITGGLTLPLAGGCVSTIGPSEVDLVWGRRGFTDGRFLKPRAITIDPLDQLYIVDTTGRIQVFDVDGNHLRTWKTLDTANGRPTGLAFDNTDPESPRLLVADTHYYRMLVYSPTGELQTDQQIGGVSGFEPGQFAFVTDAVIDTKGNHYIGEYGASDRVQKFDRDGKFVAQWGGTGSQPGQFLRPQSLVVDGSTLWIADACNHRIVRYDLDHTTPKLVSLWGTEGDGPGQLHYPYDLAIDSDGSVIVCEYGNQRLQRFTPDGKVLSYWGSPGHASGQLYQPWGVVVDSRQRVHVLDSNNHRVQRLAAF, encoded by the coding sequence ATGCCAATCCACGATCCAGTACGCAAACTTCGATTGAGCCGCCGAGTCGCCCTGCAGGCGATCACGGGTGGTTTGACGCTGCCCTTGGCGGGAGGCTGCGTTTCCACGATCGGGCCCAGCGAGGTCGACCTGGTTTGGGGACGCCGGGGCTTTACCGACGGACGTTTTTTAAAACCGCGGGCGATCACGATTGATCCGCTGGACCAACTTTATATCGTCGACACGACCGGTCGGATCCAGGTTTTTGATGTCGACGGGAACCACTTGCGAACCTGGAAGACACTCGACACGGCGAACGGCCGCCCCACCGGGCTCGCTTTCGATAACACCGATCCGGAATCGCCCCGCTTATTGGTGGCCGACACGCATTACTATCGCATGTTGGTTTACAGTCCCACCGGTGAACTGCAAACGGACCAACAGATTGGTGGCGTTAGCGGGTTTGAGCCGGGGCAGTTCGCATTCGTGACCGATGCAGTCATTGATACCAAGGGCAACCACTACATCGGTGAGTACGGTGCATCGGATCGTGTGCAGAAGTTTGATCGCGATGGCAAGTTTGTTGCGCAGTGGGGCGGCACGGGGTCGCAGCCAGGGCAGTTTTTGCGGCCGCAAAGTTTAGTCGTTGACGGCTCGACGCTGTGGATCGCCGACGCCTGCAATCACCGCATTGTTCGATATGACTTGGATCACACCACACCCAAGTTGGTCAGTTTATGGGGGACCGAAGGGGACGGCCCCGGTCAGCTGCACTATCCGTACGATTTGGCGATCGACTCGGACGGCAGTGTGATCGTTTGTGAGTACGGCAACCAGCGACTGCAGCGATTCACACCGGACGGCAAAGTCTTGTCTTACTGGGGCAGCCCAGGGCACGCGTCTGGCCAACTTTATCAACCCTGGGGCGTGGTCGTTGACTCTCGTCAGCGGGTGCATGTTTTGGATAGTAACAATCACCGCGTCCAGCGACTGGCGGCGTTCTAG
- a CDS encoding TAXI family TRAP transporter solute-binding subunit, producing MSESQLPVRMRSLQTRALQTRSGRVLLLVVLGLAMCAALAVFWPSSSGKLRFSTGSEVGIYHRVAQRISESLRQSNPGVEIELQTSLGSQENISRLESGDANLAIVQNDSIGGSNIRSLAALYPEVLHLVCRKESKIRCLDDLADKRVSLGARDSGTAQLTNELLRFARIQIEPGNVQFLSFEQSADGLRDQEIDAAFFLVGIGAEAIDRLLQTGSVELVSIQIHSVGDSSQFVEPAKLIDGFQVHYPFASFIEIPMMSYSGLPSEPIASVGVQAVFVCRADLPDAEANWFVETLFAQRAVLGRELTLLSQLDENFAQASLQFPLHPGAESYFRRNEPGFLAENAETIGLIITVLLLIASALHSLHRWYAQSRKNHVDTYYRRVQDLLQRLDDVTESVELDALTAELKSIGAAACDELIDERLDADHSYVILQHMVEFCDTQIRRRYEALA from the coding sequence ATGAGTGAAAGCCAGTTGCCGGTGCGAATGCGGTCCTTGCAGACGCGAGCATTGCAAACGCGGTCTGGGCGGGTGCTGTTGCTGGTCGTTTTGGGGCTGGCGATGTGTGCCGCGTTGGCTGTCTTTTGGCCCAGCAGTTCGGGGAAGCTTCGCTTTTCAACGGGTTCGGAAGTCGGGATTTACCACCGCGTCGCCCAGCGGATCTCGGAGTCGCTGCGGCAGTCGAACCCGGGTGTCGAGATTGAATTGCAGACGAGCTTGGGAAGCCAGGAAAACATCTCACGGTTGGAGTCGGGAGATGCCAATCTGGCGATCGTCCAGAATGACTCGATTGGCGGCAGCAATATTCGTAGTCTGGCCGCGCTGTATCCGGAGGTCTTGCATCTGGTTTGCCGGAAGGAAAGCAAGATTCGCTGCCTGGACGATCTTGCGGACAAGCGAGTGAGCCTAGGTGCCAGAGACAGCGGCACGGCGCAGTTGACCAATGAACTCTTGCGGTTTGCTCGGATTCAGATCGAGCCAGGCAACGTACAGTTTTTGTCGTTCGAACAGTCTGCCGATGGATTGCGTGACCAGGAAATCGACGCTGCCTTTTTCCTCGTAGGGATCGGAGCGGAGGCCATCGATCGGCTGTTGCAAACTGGCAGCGTTGAACTGGTCTCGATTCAGATTCACTCCGTTGGCGATTCAAGCCAGTTTGTCGAACCGGCGAAATTGATCGATGGTTTTCAAGTTCATTACCCGTTCGCTTCGTTCATCGAAATTCCGATGATGTCGTATTCCGGATTGCCTAGTGAACCGATCGCTTCGGTGGGTGTGCAGGCTGTCTTTGTATGCCGAGCTGATTTGCCGGATGCTGAGGCGAATTGGTTTGTTGAAACTCTTTTTGCTCAGCGAGCGGTTCTGGGACGCGAGTTGACGTTGCTAAGCCAGTTGGACGAGAACTTCGCTCAAGCCTCGCTTCAATTTCCACTGCACCCGGGTGCGGAGTCGTACTTTCGCCGCAACGAGCCAGGCTTCTTGGCTGAGAATGCGGAAACGATCGGCTTGATCATTACCGTCTTGTTGTTGATTGCCAGTGCCTTGCATAGCCTGCATCGTTGGTACGCACAAAGTCGCAAGAATCACGTCGATACCTATTACCGCCGAGTTCAGGATTTGCTGCAACGGTTGGATGATGTCACCGAATCGGTGGAGCTGGATGCCCTGACGGCTGAGCTTAAAAGCATCGGTGCGGCGGCCTGCGACGAGTTGATTGACGAGCGACTCGATGCCGATCACTCCTATGTGATTTTGCAGCACATGGTTGAGTTCTGTGACACGCAGATTCGACGTCGGTACGAAGCGTTGGCTTAG
- the rpiB gene encoding ribose 5-phosphate isomerase B produces the protein MKVGIASDHRGIHIKARLCQCLTNEGFQVVDEGTDTADAVDYPDYAKKVARKIAAGELDRGILICGTGIGMSIVANKFPGVRAAPCYDEVMVEMSRRHNDINVLCLPGDLIGERSIDELVLMWLRTEFESGRHTTRVDKITAVELEVATSQQSI, from the coding sequence TTGAAAGTCGGCATAGCCAGCGACCATCGTGGCATCCATATCAAGGCACGCTTGTGTCAGTGTTTGACCAATGAAGGATTCCAAGTCGTCGATGAAGGCACGGACACGGCCGATGCGGTGGACTACCCCGATTACGCCAAGAAGGTCGCTCGTAAAATCGCCGCGGGCGAGTTGGATCGCGGCATCCTGATTTGTGGCACCGGGATTGGCATGTCAATCGTCGCCAACAAGTTCCCCGGCGTTCGAGCCGCGCCCTGCTATGACGAAGTCATGGTTGAGATGTCTCGGCGTCACAACGATATCAATGTGCTTTGCTTGCCGGGCGATTTGATCGGCGAACGCTCGATCGACGAGTTGGTGTTGATGTGGTTGCGAACGGAATTCGAATCTGGCCGGCACACCACTCGCGTCGACAAAATCACGGCGGTCGAGCTGGAAGTGGCCACGTCACAGCAATCGATCTAA